CAAACAAGACGTGGGGGTAACAACATATATCACGGCACGCCTCTAAAATACCTGTTGGCATGTATTTGGACATGTACATCACCCTCAACCTGGCGAGCAAAGTCTGCCGACGCGCTCTTATTAGACACATAATTAGTACCTGAACGTGAATGGACATTACATCCGAACATACcgatcatcatccagcaccaGACTAGTAGGTAAGTATCTCGTTCGACAGTCGATGCCTCGATTTGGTGGGCCGCTCTCCCATCAGACTCTTGAAATGTGACGGTGGTGAAGTTATTGCCACCGGCTTTCCTGTTCACATTAGAATCATCCTACAGTATACTGCCTGACGTGCACCAGACTAAATCGGAAAGTCGTCACAACCGTGCTCTGCGTCATCAGATATGTCCGGTATCTCTGAAGGTCTGGAGGCTGAGGGCCATCGATGGGCTTGTTATTAAACGAGACGTTCGAAGTCTTACAGTAAGGCCGCCCTTAAGGGTGCCTTCGGTTCAGGGAAACGGCGTGTTTCGAGATTTCGTGTCCGTATCAGGAATGTGGGTAGTATGCCAATTGTTTATACAGGATATGAATGTGCGTATTCGGAAAGGGACGTCAGTAAAGTGAGAGAATAATGCCGTCAAGAGGAAGCAAACAAATCTCGAACAAGCTAAGAAAAAGATTTGAATGCAGGCAGTTCACGCGCAGTCTGGGGGAAAAGGCCACCGTTTTGCGGCTACTTCTGGTGGCAACTCATCGCTTAGAGTCTCCATATACATGTCGAAGAGGTATTtgttcatttttttttttttttttttttttttttttttttttttggtggATTCCCATTGTGCGACTGGAATCCAGCCGCTGTCGTCAGTGCGGAGTTGGCCCTTAACAATGTCCCACAAATATACTGTGTCTTGGTAGTGTTGGACCTGCTCGTTGTGCCTTCGAAGATCGTCTTCTGTGAACTCGAATGGGCAGCTTCCTGGTAGCCCGATATTTGCCCAGTCCTGAAATAGTCGTGCCAGAGAGTTTCGTAGAGGAACCATGGAGCCATTCGAGAAGAGCTGGCAGCATGTGAAGGGCTCCCACAGTCGCCGATCCAGCTTCGTTGCGTCGTAGATGGGCTTGTTGTATGCCAGGCAAGACATTTCATAGTATTTAGACTGGGCTGCTAATGTCTGCTCCTCAGCAACCCTTTCCTTTTGGTCTGGATCTAGCTCTTCGAAATTTTCCGGTAGAGAGGGTATTTCAGTTCCCGTACTGTAGTTTTTGGGTGGCCGAAGGAATTCAGGGAACTGTGCCTGAATGAATAAAGGGGCGGCTTGCGCTGTCTGCCAGTCTTATCACGCCTTCAATCGTAGTTGGATCATCGGAGGAGACATAAATATTTCCAAGGTGCAAGTCCGTATGCCAGATGACCGAACCTGCGCTTTCTAGCACTCGCGGATCGTGTGACAGGACCGGCAGTACCAGTATTTCCTTCTGCAAGAGGTCACAATATTCATCAACGGACTGGGGATCACTGAACCGATCTAGACGGCGCTGCACTTCGTCCCTGTCGTCGGTTCCAGAGCGTTCATTGTCCCCCATCTTTCCGCAAGTGCGATGCCACGGATCTTCTCCATGATTATATATTCAGTGCCCACTGGGTTCGTAGGATCGGAACTCTCCAAGCATACACCTCCGGGACTCGAATCGACAGATGGGACCGTACTAGACCGTCAGCCTATAAGCACGCTGAGAACAGGTGGAACTTGGGGACCATACAAAACTTTAACGTCGCTACTTCAGATGCTGTTGTCAGTAACCGTGGCCCAGCATTCGGACAAGGAATCTTCGCTATAActtcattgccatcatccATTGTGAGAAGGAAGGCCTTGTTGAAGTTTCCCTCTAGTTTGACAATGTGCATGCACTTTGTTTCTGGACTAAAGAGGGCGGCAGCTTGAGAGCAAAGATTGGCAACACTACATTCCACATAACGCTGCTTCAATTGGTACTCCTCATAAATCAACCATCGGCCGGAGGCATATCTGAATAGGTCCTCCCGGGCGCACATGTCAACGCCTGCCATTGATCAGCACCTGTATACATAGGGCACAGAAGCACAAAGAAATGTATAAACAAACTAGAATCTCTCATTGTCCGTCGTTTCCTATGCACCGTCGTCCGGAAGGTGCAGTTCAGATTCATAAAGAAGGACTAAACACCAGTCAACCTTGAGTGGGTAGGGCGATGCAAGGAACGAAAGGGCGGCGACTTCCACATGATCTATCAACCCATGAGTCTGCCGCATACAACTGATATCTGCTGTGACGCTGCTGACCTAGGGCTTGAATATTTGGGACTGACATATTCCTACCCACAACGTAGATTTGACACTCAGCCAGGTTGCTCGCAGGCAACGGAAATTGATGCAAACACAATAGATCTACATTGGTTCTTACGCGCGAGACCGGGGATATAGTAGACTTTCGAAGCCGCAAGTTATGCTGAGGTGAAAACAGCCGCCCCGAAAGTGAAAGACGAGGGGAAAATGACAGCGCGATGGTTATGTCTGGGGCCAAACATTGGGGGCGCGGCCTTGGCCGGCTAAACTAACCGTAGAATTAGAAATGCGCTGATCTTGCTAGGGGGGTAGTATGGGGAGGCATGTACCAGAGCGCATTGCTGAAAGCAGGAAACCTCACCGGCAAGGGAAATGTATAGTTGTTCACTTTACAGCACATCTTCCAGCAAGATATTCTCTTATACATGAGATCACCTCAACGAATTCCAGATACCATCGACTCCAAAGTCCTCTGTTCAGAATGCCTTCCGGCTCCGCCTACAAGGTAACACCGTAACTCCACTATAATATATTACACTGTACATGTGCTGGGACCAGAGTAAGAATAGAAGAGCGACAGTGAAAACCCTCTATATTTAAGTGCTCTATTCTTACAGTTAGGCTCTACAATACTCAATTCGCCCACCTCTTCTTCGTGAGCACCGAATCAGATCCTTCGTCTGGCTGTCACAAGAGCTATAGAATTGAAACTGGTAGCTGTATTTATAGCTACAGATTTGATGACACAGAGTTTATGCATCCCAAATTAGCCTCCTCTGGTCATCTTAACCGGATAGGGATCTTAATACCTCATGTAGTACACTCACACAGGTAAAATaacctttttcttcttcctgaaaCAAGACAGCTTACCAAAGGCAAACGGCGTTGACCAAAATCCCTCACTCACTTCGTCGTGCATCGGGCCGGGAGGCCTCGCACTTCCCACGCTCAGACCTGCGCTTCTATGCCCACCAAGCAGCCATCGCAATCACTGTTAGCGGAAAGGTGAGTGCCATCCAGAACCACCACAACCTCGAGGTAGAAATTTTATTGGAGTTTGCGCTAGCGGAGAAGATGCCAGCGCTGAGGAATGAGGATGCTCTCTGGAGTATTATGTTAGAGTGGCACTCTGCCAATGTGCCGATTGACTTACGGAAGTGAAGGTTGTTCGTGTATTCGAAGGAGGTGGTGTCATGGATGTCTGTGAGTGTGCGGCCGGATTAGGGTTCGCAGAGACCAAGGGAGGTGTACTACACACGCCCACATCTAGTCCATCCTGCTTGACTGTATCCAGAATTTTGTCCAAGCCTGCACTATTCAATGTGAGAAAAGCTATTCTGTCATCTGTTTGATCGAAACACTTAGTCTTGGTCTCATCCACAAAGTTACTCTTCGTGCAATATAGTAGCGCCTCCGACCCAAAGCGGAAACGTACGCGTCGACTGTCCTCTACCTTTTCTGGGCCTGTAGATGGCATACTTCCGTTCCTTGACGATTTTCCAAAGAGAACGCCCTTCGCGATGGGGCGGTCTAATTGCGCTATGATGTCGCGTATTTGTTGCTACTTGAGGCCGAGGAAAATGCAGTTGGCACCTCAGCATGAATGGTATAGGGCTtgtggcagaagatgataCAGAGTACTAGAGATTCGCCCATTTGCTTGCTCGTAAAAACCTTGACAACTCCCGAACGGTGGTGGCAGCAGGTCACCAAATGTGTCGTGCAGGCTATGACTCTATAAGTTCGGTCTCAGTAtgctttccctctctctATTAGTTGCACTATCCAGTTGCAGATGTACAGGATATAGCAAAGGCGCATGTAGGTAGGGACAGCCCTACTACAAATGGGCGCTAAATGGGCGTACATCATTGCGAGTCTTCGGCTCTTGGAGATGTAGTTTTGTTTGCCTAGTCTATCAAAACCCTAATGCACTGAACTGCAATTCAAAATCCTAGTCTATGCGGCGGCGCTATCATCAGAGTATCAATGAATCAGATTGCAAGGAATATTGGCGTATTTCAGGGTCGATAACAGTAGGAGCGTGAATGCTGCAACATAGGTTGCTACACAATAGATACATTCTTAGCCAAGTAAGCTCTACGAAAGGCTGTATTCAGCTTGTAAGAGAGCTTTTGAATCATTCACCAGCGACCAAGGAGCATAGCTCTAAGCTGGCTATACGGTAGTTTAATGATAAAAGGAGGGAATAGTCCACCCAAGAAACTGCTCCCCAACTCCGTAGCTATTATCTGGTTATTCATTTCATTTACTAGTGCTCAGCCAATGGAGTCTGCACAGCCGGTTAGCCAGATGTCAACCATCAAACCACTCAGCGAAAAGGTGTCTAGCCTTCTATCTCCAGCATAGTAGGAAAGATAGTGCATATCTTGGTTTAACGCCAGATGACTGACTTTCCCCATAGTTCCAACTTTCCTCTCACCTCCATCCCCACAATGGAAAACACAGCAACCCAGCTGGCCGACTTTCCTCCCGAGATTATTCTGGACATAGGAGACCATCTCGGGCTGAAGGACCTCAATTCATTTGTCCAGACGGCAAAGCTGTTCAACACTTTGTTGTCTTCCCGACTTTATGCGCTCGGAGCCAAACACGTGGGCGAAACAACATCGCCGCTAATCCACGCGGTCCAGTATTGCCCGATCTCAGCTGTTAGAAAGTTGCTTGACAATGGAGCAGACCCTTCAGTCTTTGCCGGCAAGACCAACGCCTTCCTGGCAGCAATAACGCGCTATAGACCTAAGGTCCTAAAAATCCTCGTTGAGCCTGGCGTTAGCGCATCCACACCGATAACCAAGCTCAAGTCACCCCTGTCAATAGCGGCGACTCGTTGGCGACTAGCGCCACTACGTATCTTATTGAATGCTGCTCCTGGACATTATCCTGATGAAGACGGAGCATGGATGGGGGCGTTGGGCCGTGCGCTAGTGAAGAACCGCGTGCGTGCAGCCCGCCTCCTGTTGGCAGCGGCTGCGAAGACGATCTCCTCACCTCTGCAAGGTTTATCTGTGGACAAGATTTATAGCGTTCTCTACCGAGCAAATTGTGAGATTATCCGGCTGCTGGTCGAGTTTGGCTGGGATCCCCTCGCCCAGTTAGGGATGGGAGGCCTGCCCTTGCATATTGCTGCGCAAACGGGCAGAGCAGACCTTGTTCGGCTGCTACTTTCGTACGGCGCCGATGTGAACGCGAGGAATGGCCAGCATGCTACGCCGCTCCATCTAGCCTGCGCCAACGGCCAGTTGGGCGCCGTGGAGCTTCTTCTGAACCGCGGCGCTGATGCCAACGCTGCCACCTTATTTCGCGAAACTCCCTTGCATCAGTGTATGCGTTTTGGCTCTCTCCcccttcttgagcttctgctcACTGCTGGAGCCAATACCAGTGCTCGCGATGAAACCGGGGTCTCACCGTTGCACATTGGCATCAGCCTCAGGAAGCCTCTGGAGATGATTGTGCGACTCATCCAAGCGGGCGCCGATATCAACGCACTCGACCTGCATTCCCGAACATCGTTATTTCTGGCCGCTAAGTACGGAAATGCCCGACTGGTGCAAGCCCTAGTTGATGCAGGAGTCGACATGGCGATTGACGAACGAGCAGGTTCGACAGGGCCGTTGCATGTAGCTGCTACTGAAGACAACTTTAGAGTCATCCAGCCGCTAATCGACGCTGGACTGGATATTGAGGCTCCCGACTCCTTGGGAAGAACGCCCTTGCATTTAGCAACAATTCATAACTGCCTTATATTCCATGAGGGAGCTCATTCGTCAAGGAGCTGATCCAAACCGCGTCAACCATCCGGGAAAGTCAGCAGCCTATGGGGCAATCGCCTACAATCGCACCGAGGCCCTCAAGTTTCTCCTTGAATCTGGAGCCGATGTGTCCCGCCTGAGGCAAGATGGCATCTCGCTTCTGCATGACGCCGCCACACACAGCGCCATGCCCAGACTGATTACGTGCCTCCTGGACTACGGAGCAGACCCCCTGGCTATTACGTCTGACGGTAAGACTGCGCTGCACTATGCCGCGACTAACGACAGGTATAAGTCAATCCCACCGCTTTTGGAGGCGGGAACGCCGATCGAGGCGAGAGACAATCATGGCGACACCGCACTTCTTATTGCTGCCCGCAGCAGTTGTGAGGGTACCCGTGAGCTGCTCAAACGAGGTGCCAATGTGAATGCATGTGACCGACGCGGGAGGACACCGCTACACCATTGTTCTTCCCACACAGATTCAGAGATATGCACCATGCTGAAAGACGCTGGTGCAGATATCACCGCAAAGGATACATTGGGGCAGACGCCGTTACACTCAGCTGCCGCTGCAGCGAACTCCGTCGTCTGCGATCGACTCCTCGCAGCATATACCGCCGGGGGCCTAGATTATATGGTACGGGACGCAGTCGGCCGTACAGTGCTGGAAATCGCGGCCATTACAGGAGAAACCCGTATTATCGAGAACCTCATCCACCGGAAAGTCGATGTCAACATCGGTTTTCACACAGACCACGGGAAGCATCGCGGAGTCCCGGCCCTTCACGATGCAATCCTCAGCTGCAAATCCGAAGCTGTGGCTTGTCTCGCGCGGGGAGGCGCAGAATACCACTGCTTGGATGTATTCGGCCGCAGCGCAATTGACTGGGCGTCGATTGATCACTCCGGCGACCTACTTCGTGAACTCCGCCGACATAGACTGGTGACATCCCTGACGTCGGCAGAGGAGCAGATCGCCGTCCTGAAATCCAGTGTCGTCGGCCTTGCCACGCGTATCTTGGAAGGCGACCGATCAAACGTCTACACTCTCGCCAAATGCCTCCAGTACCTCGACGACAAGCAGGCCACCGGCGCAATATACGCCGAAGTCGATGCCTACTGCGACGTATGTGACAAGCTGATCCCAAAGTCCGACATACGCTTCATCTGCGAGGAGTGTCCGGTTATAG
The Aspergillus fumigatus Af293 chromosome 4, whole genome shotgun sequence DNA segment above includes these coding regions:
- a CDS encoding ankyrin repeat protein — its product is MTDFPHSSNFPLTSIPTMENTATQLADFPPEIILDIGDHLGLKDLNSFVQTAKLFNTLLSSRLYALGAKHVGETTSPLIHAVQYCPISAVRKLLDNGADPSVFAGKTNAFLAAITRYRPKVLKILVEPGVSASTPITKLKSPLSIAATRWRLAPLRILLNAAPGHYPDEDGAWMGALGRALVKNRVRAARLLLAAAAKTISSPLQGLSVDKIYSVLYRANCEIIRLLVEFGWDPLAQLGMGGLPLHIAAQTGRADLVRLLLSYGADVNARNGQHATPLHLACANGQLGAVELLLNRGADANAATLFRETPLHQCMRFGSLPLLELLLTAGANTSARDETGVSPLHIGISLRKPLEMIVRLIQAGADINALDLHSRTSLFLAAKYGNARLVQALVDAGVDMAIDERAGSTGPELIRQGADPNRVNHPGKSAAYGAIAYNRTEALKFLLESGADVSRLRQDGISLLHDAATHSAMPRLITCLLDYGADPLAITSDGKTALHYAATNDRYKSIPPLLEAGTPIEARDNHGDTALLIAARSSCEGTRELLKRGANVNACDRRGRTPLHHCSSHTDSEICTMLKDAGADITAKDTLGQTPLHSAAAAANSVVCDRLLAAYTAGGLDYMVRDAVGRTVLEIAAITGETRIIENLIHRKVDVNIGFHTDHGKHRGVPALHDAILSCKSEAVACLARGGAEYHCLDVFGRSAIDWASIDHSGDLLRELRRHRLVTSLTSAEEQIAVLKSSVVGLATRILEGDRSNVYTLAKCLQYLDDKQATGAIYAEVDAYCDVCDKLIPKSDIRFICEECPVIDLCLACMAKYEEQNIRIRICQAHQFWRVVVWEHRLPKQMTDGGEGELARAELLKNLIEVYREGAS